Proteins encoded together in one Penaeus vannamei isolate JL-2024 chromosome 9, ASM4276789v1, whole genome shotgun sequence window:
- the LOC113804160 gene encoding uncharacterized protein, with protein MIQIKREMHDGVALAIKRQLKHHIIDNQEFFAVEIETTRGPINLATAYLPPRRPFLPYPDILRLLREQKPVYIMGDLNARHATLGRENNNNIGNSIAQLMSHLGPDFPTLIRNNTATSPDIVMSNRYGYPNIHITPRDITTSDHLPIIMEISTDPLSIPITPRADYKNANWDQFKQILELQHLQVMFQNVRNLATHRGWDQELRRRCNEIRIQLTEACRALSNSLWAELTRDLSSQARDPKEFWRKFKMGNTTSHSPYIYDSQGIKQYTDQEKEKIHRTYGAKVFHILEEENLDFDKETGDGDTRTGKIFEGIINNSLCQYLELNNLNPRQFGFRNFKSTAYEEIALGLANNKILRDVAKAFDRVWHPGIKFRLNKQGSVLSPTLYTIYTTPILPPERNSNYVMYADDITQIITHPSPRANFINLATKRAINKINKFEGEWKIKTNINKFLVIPAARTKPGNLNLNNTNINYTKEGRLLGLKITNTGTAGHNFMASTTGHTKQSSAMGKRSEMATP; from the exons ATGATCCA AATAAAACGGGAAATGCATGACGGAGTAGCCCTTGCCATAAAAAGGCAACTTAAGCACCATATTATTGACAACCAAGAGTTCTTTGCGGTTGAAATTGAAACCACCAGAGGCCCCATAAACCTGGCAACGGCATACCTTCCTCCCAGAAGACCTTTTCTACCATATCCAGACATACTTAGACTCCTGAGAGAACAGAAACCAGTATATATCATGGGAGATCTCAATGCAAGACATGCAACACTTGGacgtgaaaacaataacaatatcggaAACAGTATTGCACAATTGATGTCACATCTTGGCCCTGATTTTCCCACTCTGATCAGAAATAACACAGCCACAAGCCCAGACATTGTCATGTCCAACAGATATGGATATCCTAACATCCATATTACCCCAAGAGACATAACAACAAGCGACCATCTCCCTATCATCATGGAGATCTCCACCGACCCACTTAGCATCCCCATCACACCTAGAGCTGATTACAAAAATGCCAACTGGGATCAATTCAAACAAATACTTG AACTACAGCACCTCCAAGTAATGTTTCAAAATGTAAGAAACTTGGCAACTCACAGAGGTTGGGATCAGGAACTGAGACGAAGATGTAATGAAATACGCATCCAGTTAACAGAGGCCTGCAGAGCCCTAAGCAACTCCCTATGGGCAGAGCTGACTCGAGACCTATCATCACAGGCAAGAGATCCCAAAGAATTCTGGAGGAAATTCAAAATGGGCAACACCACTTCAcacagtccatatatatatgacagtcaAGGAATCAAACAATACACAgaccaggaaaaagaaaaaatccatagAACTTACGGGGCAAAAGTCTTTCACATCTTGGAAGAAGAAAACCTTGATTTTGACAAAGAAACAGGAGATGGTGACACAAGAACTG GAAAGATTTTTGAGGGCATTATCAACAACAGTTTGTGTCAGTATTTAGAACTTAATAACCTAAATCCAAGACAATTTGGCTTTAGGAACTTCAAAAGCACGGCATATGAAGAAATAGCTTTGGGTCTGGCCAACAACAAAATTTTAAGGGATGTAGCCAAGGCTTTTGACAGAGTGTGGCACCCAGGCATCAAATTTAGACTAAACAAGCAGGGGAGTGTACTCTCCCCAACACTGTACACCATATACACGACTCCTATCCTTCCACCGGAGAGGAACAGCAACTATGTGATGTATGCTGATGACATCACACAGATTATAACGCATCCATCTCCCCGGGCTAACTTCATTAACCTGGCAACAAAGAGAGCtattaataaaatcaacaagtttgaaggagaatggaagatcaAAACAAATATCAACAAATTCCTAGTGATTCCAGCAGCCAGAACAAAACCAGGCAATCTAAACCTCAATAACACCAACATAAACTATACAAAGGAAGGGAGACTCCTCGGTCTGAAAATCACAAACACTGGCACAGCAGGCCAC AACTTCATGGCATCAACCACAGGCCATACAAAACAAAGCAGTGCTATGGGCAAAAGGAGTGAGATGGCCACACCCTAG
- the LOC113804159 gene encoding inhibitor of Bruton tyrosine kinase, producing the protein MVTDITGKTALHTAVSCGKNKVVQWLLCQGVSLNQRDWENGYTPLHRALFYGYLHVACALLKAGANFNVQDHDSLTPLDHVNFDRPPYVTFSHSLPTQIYVWGSNTNYNLGQTRQNAKGIPECLDILQREGQSVIDVAMNKFHTLFLTKSGHVYACGHGHGGRLGLSVHTPLMKPYMIKSFATTTIKMVSVGVDHSLFLTESGQVGSK; encoded by the exons GTTGTACAATGGCTACTATGTCAAGGTGTTTCATTAAATCAACGTGACTGGGAAAATGGATATACCCCATTGCATCGTGCCTTGTTTTATGGGTATCTTCATGTTGCTTGTGCTTTGTTAAAG GCTGGTGCAAACTTTAATGTCCAGGACCACGACTCCCTGACCCCACTTGATCATGTCAATTTTGACCGTCCTCCATATGTCACCTTTTCACACTCCCTACCCACACAAATTTATGTTTGGGGTAGCAACACAAACTATAATTTAGGACAA ACCAGACAAAATGCAAAAGGAATTCCTGAATGCTTAGACATCCTGCAGCGTGAGGGCCAGTCTGTGATAGATGTGGCAATGAATAAATTCCACACACTATTTTTGACAAAAAGTggtcatgtatatgcatgtggccATGGCCATGGTGGAAGGCTTGGATTATCTGTCCATACACCACTAATGAAGCCTTACATGATCAAATCCTTTGCAACCACGACAATCAAAATGGTGTCCGTGGGAGTGGATCACTCCCTCTTCTTAACAGAGTCTGGACAGGTAGGTAGCAAATAA